One Aquarana catesbeiana isolate 2022-GZ linkage group LG06, ASM4218655v1, whole genome shotgun sequence genomic region harbors:
- the LOC141146798 gene encoding gamma-crystallin-3-like, protein MGKIIFYEDKNFQGRSYECSSDCSDLSSYFNRCNSIRVENGNWILYEEPNYKGYQYYLRRGDYPDFQQWMGFNDSIRSCHLTTQHRGPFILKVYEKEDFKGQMMEFTEDCQCVYEKFRYHDIHSCNVLDGHWMFYEEPNYKGRQYYLKPGEYRRFTNWGANNSRVGSFRRVQHLY, encoded by the exons ATCATCTTCTATGAAGACAAGAACTTTCAGGGCCGCTCCTATGAGTGCAGCTCTGACTGCTCTGACCTGTCCTCATATTTTAATCGTTGCAACTCCATCCGTGTAGAGAATGGTAACTGGATTCTCTATGAGGAGCCTAACTACAAAGGATATCAGTACTACCTAAGGAGAGGAGACTATCCTGATTTCCAGCAGTGGATGGGCTTCAATGACTCCATCAGATCCTGCCATTTAACTACTCAA CATCGTGGTCCATTCATCCTTAAAGTTTATGAGAAAGAAGATTTCAAAGGTCAGATGATGGAGTTCACAGAAGATTGTCAATGTGTTTATGAGAAGTTCCGTTATCATGATATTCACTCCTGCAATGTCCTTGATGGTCACTGGATGTTCTATGAGGAGCCCAACTATAAGGGACGTCAGTATTACCTGAAACCTGGAGAGTACAGGAGATTCACTAATTGGGGAGCCAACAACTCTAGGGTTGGGTCTTTCAGGCGTGTCCAGCATCTTTATTAA
- the LOC141147738 gene encoding gamma-crystallin 2-like, with protein MGKITFYEDKNFKGRSYECSSDNNDLHSHVSRCNSIKVDNGSWMIYEQANNKGHQYFLKRGEYPDYQHWMGFNDTISSCHMIPLHTGAFLIKLYEKEDLRGQVVEFTEDHPHIYQDFNYREIHSCNVIEGHWIFYEEPNYKGRQYYLRPGEYRNFSDWGAVNARVGSIRRVQEFY; from the exons ATGGGAAAG ATCACCTTCTATGAAGACAAGAACTTCAAGGGCCGCTCCTATGAGTGTAGCAGCGACAATAATGACTTGCACTCTCATGTGAGCCGCTGCAACTCTATCAAAGTTGACAATGGCTCTTGGATGATTTACGAGCAGGCCAACAACAAAGGCCATCAATATTTTCTCAAAAGAGGAGAATATCCCGACTATCAACACTGGATGGGATTCAATGATACCATCAGTTCTTGTCATATGATTCCACTG CATACAGGAGCATTTTTGATCAAGCTGTATGAAAAGGAAGACCTTAGGGGACAAGTGGTGGAATTCACAGAAGATCATCCACATATCTATCAAGATTTCAACTATCGTGAAATCCATTCTTGCAATGTTATTGAAGGCCATTGGATTTTCTATGAGGAACCCAACTACAAAGGACGTCAATATTATCTGAGACCTGGAGAGTACAGGAATTTCAGTGATTGGGGAGCAGTAAACGCAAGAGTTGGATCCATAAGAAGAGTACAAGAGTTttattaa